Proteins from one Mesoplodon densirostris isolate mMesDen1 chromosome 1, mMesDen1 primary haplotype, whole genome shotgun sequence genomic window:
- the FGFRL1 gene encoding fibroblast growth factor receptor-like 1, with the protein MTPSPALVLLLPLLLLLGALPPATAARGPPRMADKVVPRQVARLGRTVRLQCPVEGDPPPLTMWTKDGRTIHGGWSRFRVLPQGLKVKEVEREDAGAYVCKATNGFGSLSVNYTLIVMDDTSPGRESPGHDGSSGGQEDPASKQWARPRFTQPSKMRRRVIARPVGSSVRLKCVASGHPRPDIMWMKDDQALTRPEAGEHRKKKWTLSLKNLRPEDSGKYTCRVSNRAGAINATYKVDVIQRTRSKPVLTGTHPVNTTVDFGGTTSFQCKVRSDVKPVIQWLKRVEYGAEGRYNSTIDVGGQKFVVLPTGDVWSRPDGSYLNKLLITRARQDDAGMYICLGANTMGYSFRSAFLTVLPDPKPPGPPVAPSSSTTSLPWPVVIGIPAGAVFILGTVLLWLCQAKKKPCAPTPAPPVPAHRPPATARDRVGDKDLPAPPTLGAGPGVGLCEELGPPAAPQHLLGTGSAAGPKLYPKLYTDTHTHTHSHTHSHVEGKVHQHQHIHYQC; encoded by the exons ATGACGCCGAGCCCCGCGTtggtgctgctgctgccgctgctgctgctgctgggggccCTCCCGCCGGCCACCGCCGCCCGAG GCCCCCCGAGGATGGCGGACAAGGTAGTCCCGCGGCAGGTGGCCCGGCTCGGCCGCACTGTGCGGCTGCAGTGCCCCGTGGAGGGGGACCCGCCGCCACTGACCATGTGGACCAAGGACGGCCGGACAATCCACGGCGGCTGGAGCCGCTTCCGCGTGCTGCCCCAGGGGCTGAAGGTGAAGGAGGTGGAACGGGAGGACGCTGGCGCCTACGTGTGCAAGGCCACGAACGGTTTCGGCAGCCTCAGCGTCAACTACACCCTCATCGTGATGG ACGACACCAGTCCAGGAAGGGAGAGCCCGGGGCATGACGGCTCTTCCGGGGGCCAGGAAGACCCAGCCAGCAAGCAATGGG CCCGGCCCCGCTTCACGCAGCCCTCCAAGATGAGGCGCCGGGTGATTGCGCGGCCCGTGGGCAGCTCCGTGCGGCTCAAGTGCGTGGCCAGTGGGCACCCACGGCCCGACATCATGTGGATGAAGGATGACCAGGCCTTGACGCGCCCGGAGGCTGGTGAGCACAGGAAGAAGAAGTGGACCCTGAGCCTGAAGAACCTGCGCCCCGAGGACAGCGGCAAGTACACGTGCCGCGTGTCGAACCGCGCGGGCGCCATCAACGCCACCTACAAGGTGGACGTGATCC AGCGGACGCGCTCCAAGCCTGTCCTCACGGGCACGCACCCCGTGAACACGACGGTGGACTTCGGAGGCACGACATCCTTCCAGTGCAAAGTGCGCAGCGACGTGAAGCCGGTGATCCAGTGGCTGAAGCGCGTGGAGTATGGCGCTGAGGGCCGCTACAACTCCACCATCGACGTGGGCGGCCAGAAGTTCGTGGTGCTGCCCACGGGTGACGTGTGGTCGCGGCCCGACGGCTCCTACCTCAACAAGCTGCTCATCACACGCGCGCGCCAGGACGACGCGGGCATGTACATCTGCCTGGGTGCCAACACCATGGGCTACAGCTTTCGCAGCGCCTTCCTGACCGTGCTGCCCG ACCCCAAGCCGCCAGGGCCGCCCGTGGCCCCCTCGTCCTCGACCACCAGCCTGCCGTGGCCAGTGGTCATCGGCATCCCAGCCGGCGCCGTGTTCATCCTGGGCACCGTGCTCCTGTGGCTCTGCCAGGCCAAGAAGAAGCCATGCGCCCCCACGCCTGCCCCTCCGGTGCCTGCACATCGCCCGCCCGCGACGGCCCGCGACCGTGTCGGGGACAAGGACCTGCCGGCACCCCCCACCCTTGGTGCCGGCCCCGGTGTGGGGCTGTGTGAGGAACTCGGGCCCCCGGCGGCCCCCCAGCACCTGCTGGGCACGGGCTCAGCCGCCGGCCCCAAGCTTTACCCCAAACTCTACACggacacgcacacgcacacgcactcACACACGCATTCGCACGTGGAGGGCAAGGTCCACCAGCATCAACACATCCACTACCAGTGCTAG